The following nucleotide sequence is from Oscillospiraceae bacterium.
CCGCTTCTGTTGTCCGATCTGGGCGCACAAACCCTTGCCCCGCTCGAAATCATCTGCGTTGACGATGCTTCAACCGATTCGACCGCGCAAATCGCCTTGGATTTTGATATAAAACTGATCTCCCTGCGCGAAAAACCCGCAGGCTGGACGGGCAAGACCTGGGCTTGCCAAAACGGCACCAATCAGGCAAAAGGCGAATTGCTGCTGTTTCTCGACGCCGACGTCCGCCTGCAAAAAGACGGGCTTGCGCGGATATTGCAGGCCTATGAAAATTCCCGCTGCACCGTCTCGGTGCAGCCCTATCACCGCACTGTAAAATACTACGAGCAGTTTTCGCTGCCGTTCAATCTGATCCAACTCGCGGGCAACGGCACCGCCCTGCCGAAGCCGAAAAACGTCGGCCTGTTCGGGCCGGTGATTCTGATGCCGAAACCCGATTATATCGCCGTCGGCGGCCACGAACGCGCCCGAAAAAGCGTGGTCGAGGACATGACACTGGGTCAAAATCTGAAAAAATCCGGTCTTTCTTATCGCGTTTTTGTCGGCGACATCGACGTCGCTTTTCGGATGTACGGCGGCGGGTTCGGCGATCTGCTGCAGGGCTGGGTCAAAAATATCGCCACAGGCGCGGTCAAAACGCCGCTGTTCGTG
It contains:
- a CDS encoding glycosyltransferase family 2 protein; the protein is MTDFWIVLSIILLGFASAAVLFFRFPRLPKAKPEAERFPLLSVIIPARNEEKNLPLLLSDLGAQTLAPLEIICVDDASTDSTAQIALDFDIKLISLREKPAGWTGKTWACQNGTNQAKGELLLFLDADVRLQKDGLARILQAYENSRCTVSVQPYHRTVKYYEQFSLPFNLIQLAGNGTALPKPKNVGLFGPVILMPKPDYIAVGGHERARKSVVEDMTLGQNLKKSGLSYRVFVGDIDVAFRMYGGGFGDLLQGWVKNIATGAVKTPLFVFAMVFFWIASMCSVPLQIFKYAAAGDLFFTGLFALLYLLWVTVLTLLSRRVGRFRFAAVLLYPILLAVMLAVFAVSAFNKLFGLNVRWKGRAVPTREKSEDPDEKEENCACR